TGCAGCGCCTGACCGGCCTGGAGCAGGACAAGATCGTGGCCGAGTACAAGGAGGTCATGGGCGAGATCGACGATCTGCTCGACATCCTGGCGCGGCCCGAGCGCGTGTCCGCCATCATTGGCGAAGAGCTGACGGAAGTGAAGGTCGAGTTTGGCCAGACCAAGCTGGGCGCTCGCCGCAGCGAGATCGAACACAGCGCACAGGACCTCTCCACCGAGGACCTGATCACGCCCACCGACATGGTGGTCACGCTCAGTCACAGCGGCTACATCAAGAGCCAGCCTCTCTCCGAATACCGGGCGCAGAAGCGCGGCGGTCGCGGCAAGCAGGCCACGGCCACCAAGGAAGACGACTGGATCGACCAGCTCTTCATCGCCAACACGCACGACTACATCCTGTGCTTCTCCAACCGGGGCCGCCTGTACTGGCTCAAGGTTTGGGAAGTTCCGGCGGGTTCGCGTGGTTCGCGCGGCCGCCCCATCGTCAACATGTTCCCGCTGCAGGAAGGCGAGAAGATCAACGTGGTGCTGCCGCTGACCGGTGAGATGCGCAGCTTCCCGTCCGACCGTTTTGTGTTCATGGCCACGTCCATGGGCACGGTCAAGAAGACCGCGCTGGACGAATTCAGCAACCCGCGCAAGGCCGGCATCATCGCGGTGGACCTGGACGACGGCGACTTCCTGATCGGAGCGGCACTCACCGATGGCCAGCACGACGTGATGCTGTTCTCCGATGGCGGCAAAGCCGTGCGTTTCGACGAAAACGATGTGCGCCCGATGGGCCGCAACGCGCGTGGTGTTCGCGGCATGATGATCGAAGACAGCCAGAGCGTGATCGCCATGCTGGTGGCCGAGGACGAAGCACAGAGCGTGCTCACCGCCACCATCAATGGCTATGGAAAACGCACGCCGATTGGCGAGTACACGCGCCACGGTCGTGGCACCAAGGGCATGATCGCGATCCAGCAAAGTGAGCGCAACGGCAAGGTGGTGGCCGCCACGCTGGTGCACAGCGACGACGAGATCATGCTGATCACCGACAAGGGTGTGCTGGTGCGCACCCGCGTGAGCGAGATCCGCGAAATGGGCCGGGCCACGCAAGGGGTGACCCTGATCGCGCTGGATGAAGGCGCTGAGCTCTCCGGCCTGCAACGCATCGTGGAAAACGATGCGAACGTGCCGGAGCTCGCCGACCCGAGCGAGGCGGATGACGCCGGCGCCGAAGCGCCATGACGCGCCCCTACAATTTTTCCGCCGGTCCGGCCGCCATGCCGGCCGAGGTGCTGCAGCAAGCGGCCAGCGAGATGCTCGACTGGCACGGTAGCGGCATGAGCGTGATGGAGATGAGCCACCGCGGCAAGGAGTTCATGTCCATCATCGAGACGGCCGAATCGGATCTGCGCGAACTGCTGGCCGTTCCGGCCCATTTCCGCATCCTGTTCATGCAGGGCGGCGGTCTGGCTGAAAACGCTATCGTTCCGCTGAACCTCTCGCGTGGCGGGGTGGTGGACTTTGTGGTCACCGGCAGCTGGAGCCAGAAGTCGTTCAAGGAGGCCGGCAAATACTGCGAGGCCCGCCTGGCCGCCAGCAATGCGGCAGAAGCGCACACTGAGTTGCCCGACCCCGCTTCGTGGCAGCTCAGCCGCGATGCCCAGTACGTGCACCTCTGCAGCAACGAAACCATCAACGGGATCGAAGTCCATCAGTTGCCCGACCTCAAAGTGCTGGGCAGCGATGCGCCGCTGGTGATCGACTTTTCCTCGCACGTTGCATCGCGACCGGTTGACTGGTCGCGTGTCGGCCTGGCTTTTGGCGGCGCCCAGAAGAATCTGGGGCCAGCCGGTCTCACGCTGGTGGTGGTGCGCGAGGACCTGCTGGGGCACGCGCTGTCCATCTGCCCGAGTGCGTTCGACTACAAGACCGTGGCCGACAACGCATCCATGTACAACACGCCCCCTACCTACGCCATCTACATGGCCGGCCTGACCTTCCAGTGGCTCAAGCGCCAGAGCGAGGGTGAGTTCCGCGGCGTGGCGGCCATGGAGCAGCGCAATCTGGCCAAGGCCACCCTGCTCTACGACTTCATCGACCAGTCGCAGCTGTACATCAACAAGGTGGCCCGGAACTGCCGCTCGCGCATGAACGTGCCTTTTTTCCTGCGCGACGAGTCGCGCAACGAGGCCTTCCTGGCCGGCGCGAAGGCCGCGGGCCTGTTGCAGCTCAAGGGCCACAAATCGGTCGGTGGCATGCGCGCCAGCCTCTACAACGCCTTGCCGCTGGCGGGTGTACAAGCGCTGGTGACCTACATGCGCGATTTCGAGAAAACCCGGGCCTGACGCCATGACGCAACCCACACAATCCGAGGCCCTCGGAGCCCTGCGCGTCCAGATCGATTCGCTCGACCAGCAGTTGCTGTCGCTGCTCAACCAGCGTGCGCGGGTGGCCGAGCAGGTGGGCGAGATCAAGCGCGCCGAAGGCTCGCCCTTCTTCCGCCCGGATCGCGTCGCCCAGGTCATCGAGAAAATCCAGGCGGCCAACCAGGGGCCGTTGCTCAACCAGCACGTGGCGTCCATCTGGCGCGAAATCATGTCGGCCTGTCTGGCGCTGGAAGCGCCGCAGCGGGTCGCCGTGCTCGGGCCGCAGGGAACGTTCTGCGAGCAGGCGGCGATCGAGTTTTTCGGTGGCGCCGCCAACCTGATCTACTGCGCCAACTTCGACGAGGTGTTCCACGCCACGGCGGCGGGCACCGCCCAGTACGGCGTGGTGGGCATGGAAAACTCCACCGAAGGGGTGGTGGCCCGTTCGCTGGACCTGTTCCTGCGCTCGCCGGTGCATGTCGTGGGCGAGGTCAGCCTGCTGGTGCGGCACAACCTGCTGCGCCAGGTGAACGACCTCAAAGGCATCGAGGTCGTCATGGCGCACCCGCAGGCGCTCGCGCAATGCCAGAACTGGCTGAGCCAGCACCTGCCCCATGCCGAACGCCGCGCCGTGGACAGCAACGCCGAAGGCGCCCGCCTGGCCGCCACCAACCCGGCCTGGGCCGGGCTGGCCAGCGAACGGGCCGCCGCGCAGTTCGGTCTGCACATCGTGGCCCATGCGATCCAGGACGAGGCCTACAACCGCACGCGTTTCGCGGTGATCTGCCTGCCGCAGACACTGGCCATGCCGCCCGCCACCGGCAAGGATTGCACCAGCCTCGTGGTGTCGGTGCCCAACCGGCCGGGCGCGGTGCACGACCTGCTGGTGCCGCTGAAGAACAACGGCGTGTCCATGACGCGCTTCGAGTCGCGTCCGGCCAAATCCGGGCAGTGGGAGTATTACTTCTACATCGACATCGCGGGCCACCCCTCGCAGCCGCACGTGGCGGCCGCCCTCGAGGAGCTGAAGGGGCTGTGCGCGTTCTACAAGGTGCTGGGTGCGTACCCGGTCAGCGAATGAATGAGCGCACTCCTTCACATACCTTCTTTATCCCCTTTGGGGCTGCCCGGCGGGGTTCTTGATGTTTGAACAACTGGGACTGATCGGTTGCGGCCTGATGGGTGGCTCATTCGCACTCGCGCTCAAGAAGGCGGGGCTGGTCAAGCGCGTGGTGGGCTACAGCAAGTCGCCTTCCACCACCGAACGGGCACGTCAAATGGGCGTGATCGATGTGGAAGCGCCCTCGGCCCTGCTGGCGGTCAGCGGCGCGGACCTGGTGTTGCTGGCGGTGCCGGTGTCGGCCACCGAAACGACCTTCAAGGCCATTCGCCACCTGGTGGGCCCTGACACGCTCATCATGGACGTGGGTTCGACCAAGCGCGAGGTGATCGACGCCGCGCGCCGCGTGCTGCGTGACCAGGTCGGCGTGTTCGTGCCCGCCCACCCGATCACAGGCAAGGAACTCGCCGGCGTGGAGAACGCCGATGCGGATCTGTACACCGGACGCCAGGTGATTCTGACGCCCATTGAGCGCACACAGACCGCCCAGCTGAACAAGGCTCACGCGGTCTGGACGGCGCTGGGCTGCCATGTCAAACAGATGACGCCCGAGGCCCACGACGCCGCCTATGCGGCCGTGAGTCACCTGCCGCACATGATTGCGTTTGCCTTGATGAACGCCGTCACCGGGCAGCCGCAAGGCGAAGAGTTCCTTTCGCTGGCCGGCCCTGGCTTTCGCGACTTCACCCGCATCGCGGCGAGTGATCCGAGCATCTGGCGCGACATCCTCATGTCCAACCGCGAAGAGCTCATCGCCCAGTCCCGGCACTTCCAGCGTGCCCTGCATGCCTTTGAAACCGCGATCGCCGCGGACAACCCGGATGCACTGGAGTCGCTGATTGACCGCGCCAGCACTTCACGCGCCCACTGGCGCATGAGCGCCATCAAACCCCGCAGTTGAGCCCATCGTTTCCGCCGGCGCTCGCGCACCGCAAGCCCTCCGCATGTACTCCATCGACCATCTCGACATTCCGCCATTGAAGAGCGCGGGCGGCGCCGTCCGCCTGCCAGGTTCCAAGAGCATCTCCAACCGGGTTTTGCTGCTGGCGGCACTGAGCGTGGGCCACACCGACATCACCGATCTGCTCGATTCGGACGACACACGCGTGATGCTGGCGGCCCTCGCGCAGTTGGGCTGTCGCATCGAACCCCAGGACGACGGCGCGTTGCGGGTGCACGGTCTGGGTGGGGCGCTACCCGTGAAGACCGCGCAGCTGTTCCTGGGCAACGCCGGCACCGCCATGCGCCCGCTCACCGCGGCCCTGGCGCTGCTGGCCAGTCAGCACGGTGGCGCGTTCGAGCTCAGTGGCATCGCCCGCATGCACGAGCGGCCGATCGGCGACCTGGTGGACGCCCTGCGGCAGCTGGGTTGCCCGGTGGACTGCCTCGGTCAGGAAGGTTATCCGCCCCTGCGGCTGGGCAATGGTCAGCCGCAGGCGTTGAACCTCGATGCGCCCATCCGCGTGCGCGGCGATGTGTCCAGCCAGTTTCTCACCGCCCTGCTGCTGGCCCTGCCTCTGGTGGCCCGGAAGGATATCCACATCGACGTGGTCGGCGAACTGATTTCCCGGCCCTACATCGAAATCACGCTCAACCTGCTGGAAAGGTTCGGCGTCCAGGTCCAGCGAGATGGCTGGTCGCGCTTCACCATTCCGGCGGGCAGCCGCTACACCTCGCCCGGGCGCATTCCCGTCGAAGGCGACGCTTCATCGGCCAGCTATTTCATCGCGCTGGGTGCGCTGGCACCCGCGACACCTGGCAGGGACGGCATCACCATCGAAGGCGTGGGCCTGGCCTCCATCCAGGGCGACATCCGCTTCGTGGAGGCCGCCCGCCTGATGGGCGCGCAGATCACCGGCGAGGCCAACCGGCTGCACATCCGGCGTGGGTTGTGGCCACTCAAGGCCATCGAGCTGGACTGCAACCACATCCCGGACGCGGCGATGACGCTGGCCGTGATGGCGCTCTACGCCGACGGCACCACCACCCTGCGCAACATCGCCAGTTGGCGCGTGAAAGAAACCGATCGCATCGTCGCCATGGCCACCGAATGCCGCAAGCTCGGCGCCACTGTGGAAGAAGGCGCGGACTTCATCCGCATCACACCACCGGCCACCCCGGCGCACTGGCGGGCCGCCTCCATCCACACCTACGACGACCACCGTGTCGCCATGTGCTTTTCGCTCGCGGCGTTCAACCCGGCAAGCCTGCCGGTGCGCATCGAAGACCCGAAATGCGTGGCCAAGACCTTCCCGGACTACTTCGAGGCCCTGTTCGACGTGTGCCAGGCAGACGCCGCCCGCATCCCGGTGATCTGCATCGACGGCCCCACCGCCTCCGGCAAGGGCACCCTGGCGGCCGAGGTCGCGCAACGGCTGGGCTACCACCTGCTGGATTCCGGCGCCCTGTACCGGCTGGTGGGCCTTGCGGCCGGCAAGGCCGGCTTGTCCACCGCCGAAGACGATCTGCGCCAGCCCGAGCAGGCCCAGCGCCTGGGCACATTGGCGTCGGGGCTGCAGGTGCGCTTTGACGGCCCGCGCATCTGGCTCGATGGCGTGGACGTGAGCGATGCGCTGCGCAGCGAAGTGGCTGGCATGGCGGCCTCGCGCGTGTCGGCCGTGCCCGAGGTGCGCGCCGCCCTGCTGACCCTGCAGCACGGTTTTCGCCGCCTGCCCGGGCTGGTGGCCGATGGGCGTGACATGGGCACCGTGATCTTTCCGGACGCGCCGCTCAAGGTGTACCTCACCGCAAGCGCCGAGCAGCGCGCCCAACGGCGATATAAGCAGTTGATTTCAAAGGGAATTGCTGCTAACATCACCAGTCTTTTGGCAGACTTGGAAAAGCGCGACCACCGGGATTCGTCCCGGGCACACGCCCCACTCAAGCCGGCCGAAGATGCCTTGCAACTGGACAACTCCGGGCTGGACGTCGAGCAATCGGTGCAGCAGGTGTTGAACTGGTGGCAGGGCAAAACGGTGTTCTCGGGCAACTGAGTCCACCACCTTGATGGCCCAGACGGCACGGCCGGGTGTTCACAGCCCGCAGGCCCGATGGTTCTTTCACTTAACCCCGCGGTGCCACGCACCGCAACGTCAACGCCGCCCATCCGTCGATCTCCGTGCGAACCGCCTTGTGGTGGATCCGCGCCCGACTGTTTGAGCGGTTTTAGGAAATTCAATGTCTGAATCTTTTGCCGCCCTGTTCGAAGAGTCCCTGAAACGTGCCGAAATGCGCTCGGGCGAAGTCATCACCGCTGAAGTCGTTCGCATCGAACACAGCCACGTGGTGGTCAACGCCGGACTGAAATCGGAAGCCTACGTTCCGCTGGCCGAATTCAAGAACGATCAGGGCGAACTCGAAGTCCAGGTCGGC
This Hydrogenophaga taeniospiralis DNA region includes the following protein-coding sequences:
- a CDS encoding prephenate dehydrogenase; this translates as MFEQLGLIGCGLMGGSFALALKKAGLVKRVVGYSKSPSTTERARQMGVIDVEAPSALLAVSGADLVLLAVPVSATETTFKAIRHLVGPDTLIMDVGSTKREVIDAARRVLRDQVGVFVPAHPITGKELAGVENADADLYTGRQVILTPIERTQTAQLNKAHAVWTALGCHVKQMTPEAHDAAYAAVSHLPHMIAFALMNAVTGQPQGEEFLSLAGPGFRDFTRIAASDPSIWRDILMSNREELIAQSRHFQRALHAFETAIAADNPDALESLIDRASTSRAHWRMSAIKPRS
- the serC gene encoding 3-phosphoserine/phosphohydroxythreonine transaminase, with protein sequence MTRPYNFSAGPAAMPAEVLQQAASEMLDWHGSGMSVMEMSHRGKEFMSIIETAESDLRELLAVPAHFRILFMQGGGLAENAIVPLNLSRGGVVDFVVTGSWSQKSFKEAGKYCEARLAASNAAEAHTELPDPASWQLSRDAQYVHLCSNETINGIEVHQLPDLKVLGSDAPLVIDFSSHVASRPVDWSRVGLAFGGAQKNLGPAGLTLVVVREDLLGHALSICPSAFDYKTVADNASMYNTPPTYAIYMAGLTFQWLKRQSEGEFRGVAAMEQRNLAKATLLYDFIDQSQLYINKVARNCRSRMNVPFFLRDESRNEAFLAGAKAAGLLQLKGHKSVGGMRASLYNALPLAGVQALVTYMRDFEKTRA
- a CDS encoding bifunctional 3-phosphoshikimate 1-carboxyvinyltransferase/cytidylate kinase, giving the protein MYSIDHLDIPPLKSAGGAVRLPGSKSISNRVLLLAALSVGHTDITDLLDSDDTRVMLAALAQLGCRIEPQDDGALRVHGLGGALPVKTAQLFLGNAGTAMRPLTAALALLASQHGGAFELSGIARMHERPIGDLVDALRQLGCPVDCLGQEGYPPLRLGNGQPQALNLDAPIRVRGDVSSQFLTALLLALPLVARKDIHIDVVGELISRPYIEITLNLLERFGVQVQRDGWSRFTIPAGSRYTSPGRIPVEGDASSASYFIALGALAPATPGRDGITIEGVGLASIQGDIRFVEAARLMGAQITGEANRLHIRRGLWPLKAIELDCNHIPDAAMTLAVMALYADGTTTLRNIASWRVKETDRIVAMATECRKLGATVEEGADFIRITPPATPAHWRAASIHTYDDHRVAMCFSLAAFNPASLPVRIEDPKCVAKTFPDYFEALFDVCQADAARIPVICIDGPTASGKGTLAAEVAQRLGYHLLDSGALYRLVGLAAGKAGLSTAEDDLRQPEQAQRLGTLASGLQVRFDGPRIWLDGVDVSDALRSEVAGMAASRVSAVPEVRAALLTLQHGFRRLPGLVADGRDMGTVIFPDAPLKVYLTASAEQRAQRRYKQLISKGIAANITSLLADLEKRDHRDSSRAHAPLKPAEDALQLDNSGLDVEQSVQQVLNWWQGKTVFSGN
- the pheA gene encoding prephenate dehydratase, with the protein product MTQPTQSEALGALRVQIDSLDQQLLSLLNQRARVAEQVGEIKRAEGSPFFRPDRVAQVIEKIQAANQGPLLNQHVASIWREIMSACLALEAPQRVAVLGPQGTFCEQAAIEFFGGAANLIYCANFDEVFHATAAGTAQYGVVGMENSTEGVVARSLDLFLRSPVHVVGEVSLLVRHNLLRQVNDLKGIEVVMAHPQALAQCQNWLSQHLPHAERRAVDSNAEGARLAATNPAWAGLASERAAAQFGLHIVAHAIQDEAYNRTRFAVICLPQTLAMPPATGKDCTSLVVSVPNRPGAVHDLLVPLKNNGVSMTRFESRPAKSGQWEYYFYIDIAGHPSQPHVAAALEELKGLCAFYKVLGAYPVSE